The sequence ATCGCGAAGCTCTTGCGCGGGGTCAGGCGGTCGCCGTGGACGCCGGTTTCGTAGGATTTCTCCGGATTGCCGGCCCAGTCCAGCGTCTGAACCCGCTCCCGGCGGAAGAAGAACAGATAGTCGTTGGGAAGCTGGGAGAGCGGGATCGCGAGAACGCCGGATGCCGCCTCCACGTAGCGATCCGAAGACGGAAGCTCGTGCGGAAGCATGTGGGTCGCCCACACGCGCCCTTCCGCAACTGCACCCACATGGGCGGCCAGCTCCGGGATCGCATCCTCGGGCGGTACGGTGCCCAGCGTGTGCAGCTTGCCGCCGAGCCAGAGCGCCACGCCGTCGCACGGGATCAGCCGGGCGAAATCGCCGAGATTTTCCGCAAACAGCGCTTCCAGATCGCTGTGATTGCTCGCGCGCCGAAGGAAGCGGTCGAGCGAGGCCCGCGCCGCCATCGCGATCGCGAGGCGCTGCCGCTGGCGCTGGGTGTCGAGATGAAGGGCAAAAAAATCGCCGAACATCTCGGCGGCGGCCCGCTCGGCCATCGGCAGGATCCGCGGCGCATAGTGATGGCAGGCGATCAGCCCCCAGAGTTCGCCGTCGAGAATGACGGAAATCGACATGGACGCCGACACGCCCATGTTGCGCAGATACTCGCAGTGGATCGGCGACACGCTGCGCAGATGCGCCTGGGAGAGATCGAGCGGATTGCCCGCCTCATCCAGATCCGGCCGGATCGGGACCGGCTCGAAGCGGGCATCGGAGATCACCCGGATCGTGTTCTTCAGGTAGAGCCGCCGGGCCTGCTGGGGGATGTCGCTGGCCGGGAAATACTGACCGAGGAAGCTCTCCAGATCGGCGCGCTTGACCTCGCTGACCACCTTGCCGGCGCCATCGTCCTCGAAGCGGTAGATCATCACCCGGTCGTAACCGAGGGCGCGGTGAACCAGATCGGCGGCCACGTCGACCAGCCGGTCGACTTCCTCCACCGCCCCGATCCGGCCGATCATCTCGCGGGCGAGCTGCAACGGCTGATGGGCACTGCGGCTCGGCTCGAACTCCACGACCACGTCGTCATCGACCCGATGAACGGCCAGATCGAACGGGGCTCCGTCCGCCAGCGGAACGGCGAATGCGAGCGCGGGACGGCCGGTCTCCGTCGAGGTCACGTCGCCCTCGCCGACCAGCGCGGAGGCGGCCTCGCCGATCACCTCGCCAAGGAGCCTGCCCGCGAGCGAACCGTCCGCCCCGAGCATCTCCGCGGCGTTGTCGGACGCGCGCCGGATCGTGCCGGTGGCCGCCTCGCACGCGACGAGACACCCATGCGGCTGGATGCTGCCGGGAATGTGGATGGGCTCGCGGTCGCAGTTGGTCAGGTCGACGGTCTCACGCTTCCACATAGGTCG is a genomic window of Amorphus orientalis containing:
- a CDS encoding HWE histidine kinase domain-containing protein — protein: MWKRETVDLTNCDREPIHIPGSIQPHGCLVACEAATGTIRRASDNAAEMLGADGSLAGRLLGEVIGEAASALVGEGDVTSTETGRPALAFAVPLADGAPFDLAVHRVDDDVVVEFEPSRSAHQPLQLAREMIGRIGAVEEVDRLVDVAADLVHRALGYDRVMIYRFEDDGAGKVVSEVKRADLESFLGQYFPASDIPQQARRLYLKNTIRVISDARFEPVPIRPDLDEAGNPLDLSQAHLRSVSPIHCEYLRNMGVSASMSISVILDGELWGLIACHHYAPRILPMAERAAAEMFGDFFALHLDTQRQRQRLAIAMAARASLDRFLRRASNHSDLEALFAENLGDFARLIPCDGVALWLGGKLHTLGTVPPEDAIPELAAHVGAVAEGRVWATHMLPHELPSSDRYVEAASGVLAIPLSQLPNDYLFFFRRERVQTLDWAGNPEKSYETGVHGDRLTPRKSFAIWKETVRAQSEPWSEAELETAEEARAATVEIVLRHSELLAEERRKSDLRQRMLNQELNHRVKNILAVIKSLVNQPLKDGQAIEDYAGKLKGRIQALSHAHDQVVRGDGGGHLADLLDAELSPYRANETAVRLNGPGVWLDGRAFSVLALVLHELATNAAKYGALSVAEGTVTVEWRLETDGTCRIDWTETGGPPVVKPSRDGFGSALIGRAIPYDLGGESRVVYDQSGVSAYLSIPARHVDVTEAGRRDEGSVAPRSSAPITLSSTTHVLLVEDHMLIALDVEAGLEDQGVESIVTAASASEALEKVRARLPDVAVLDVNLGEETSIPVAEELTRRGVPFLFATGYGDGSMIPSDFAAVPVVRKPYETDALITALSALLAPPAE